The sequence below is a genomic window from Aspergillus nidulans FGSC A4 chromosome V.
GCTCTCTATGAATTAGACTATTGTGATATAAATCAAATGCCACTGGTGCTTTGTTTCCAAGTCTTAATGCTCAAAACTGATCTGAACAGGGTTAGGATTCGGTCCCATAAATGAAGAATGTCTTTATCAATGGGGGAGAATGCTTCAGCCATGCTTGACTAACAAGGAAAACAGGGTCAACGGTTGGCTATAAACGGGCAGCTATTGGCTGTCATGGTTTCTTCTATTCAACATGCTGAACGCTTTTGAGCGGCAGCTGAGGTGTGGGTTTGGATCATTAATGAGGCTTCCTAGAAGGCACGCAGTCGAATTACTTTGCTATGCTAAGTGAAAATATGGGCATTCATTGCCCCCTCTTTGCCATAATTTCcgccatcttctctcccagaTGGCCCTCCAACATGCGTCGATGCCCCTCCGACACCCCCATTCGCACTTTCATCTGCTCTGCCGCTCTGACTATACATTCCTCCAACGTTGGGCTCTGCTCAGCCTTATCATCCCACCCCTTGTCCCTCGAACTCTTCTCCTTGCGTACCAGAGTATCCTTCCAAACGCTCTCAAGTTCCTCGTCCCAACCCAGATGTCTGGCGACCTCCCTCAACCACGCATCACAGTCCCCCAGGAGACAGACATCGCTTTCCCTAGTCCCAATATTGCCCACGAGCTCTCGATTTACCAGCACCCTTGGTACATGGCTCGGAAGTCGTCGCGGGATCTCCGAGCATGGCGCAACCTTCAGGCTCGTCCCGATAACCAGCAACAGATCGGCAGTGGAGagcatctcctcctccctgcTGTCAAAACCCTCAGGAAGACTCTCGCCGAACATAACTATAGCAGGTTTGACGATTCCTTCACAATTTGCCTGAACACAGAAAGGCACTTCGCCCGTTAGGATTGCCTTCCTCATTCGATCCGCGGGATAGGAAGATCGACATTTGATGCAGTGCTGATCACTCCAATCACCATGGAGATTCATGACTCTTTCCCTACTAACGCCCGCATCGAGCTCGAGACCGTCGATATTCTGGGTAAACACGAACCCGAGCACGCCCTTTTTCTCTAAAAGTGCTAGAAATGCATGTCCAACACCCGGCTTCGTATTCCATGGATGGCGCCCCCTTGCGATTGCATAGAAAGGTTCAGGCGTGTGCTTGAAATAAGAGATGTGGAAGAGGGCCTCCGGGTAGGGCAGTTGGAGGGGTTCGAGTTTTGCGTAGAGACCCGTATCTGGTGTGCGAAAGTCGGCGAGTCCAGAGGAGGTCGAGAGACCGGCGCCTACTAATGCAACGATGCGAGTGATTTTGCCAGTTTGGATATCTTTGCAGATGGAGTCGAGGGTGGTCTGGTTCTGGCACTGGGTTGGGGTTGGGTTTTTCTTCTGGTGGGCTCGAAGAGAGGACATTTTCTGTTGGAGAAAAGAGTGTGCTGGGCAGAAATAGTTCGTACGCAGGGAAGTCAACGTAGACGGGGAGACATGTAATTTGGATGCTGGTTGATTGTTGGTGTATATTTGCTGCGGCCTGTAGTGTGGGTGGATACTGCTGTTACACATTTTCAGGAgtgttgaagaggctgaaCCACATCACCTAGACAACGACCATGTGACGCGTTCAATAGGAACAATTTGGAGTAACTCAGAAGAGGTATAGACCTAACTCAATTGTTATTTTGACAGCCAGAGGATAATAACAAGATAACCGACACATCAATTGCATTCAAACACTAAGGGCCCGTAGGCGGCCGATTCCTAATCCAACGAGTCCGGCTCGTACCCaatctgccgctgctgctgcaccACCCCCTGGTGACGCGAGTTCATCTCCAATatattcttctgctgctcaaaCAGCCCCATCTGCGCGGCGTGTCTCTCCCGATCAATCTTCGCCCGATCCTCATACCCCGACGTCAGGAGTTTCTCCCGCCGCTGGATGAAACtggcctcttcctccctcctcACTTTCTCATAATTATACGCCTCCTCCCGCTGCGCCTTCTCCATAATCGCCAAGTTCCGTCGGTACTCAATCTCCCTGGAGTTCGCGTCATCCTTTCGTTTATTCGTAAGTTCAGTGACCTGGCGCATGTATGCAAGTTCTGCGTCATAGCGCTGCGACGCAATAGTTGCCTGACGGGATGCGGTTTCGTGCTCAATTCGGGCTGTGTCGGTGGCTAGTTCTCGATTGTTCTCAAGGGTTAGGTTATGCCTGGCTCTGAGAGCGGCCAGTTCCTGGTCTTGTTCGGCACGGCGTTGCAAAAGGCGACGTTGGTGGTCTtcctgttcttcttgaatggtcaactggcgctggcgttgggAGCGAATGGCACGCATGATCTCCTCGGGCGCGCCAACCATATCTGCGGGCTGGTCGCCTTCTACAGCCCAGAAGCGTTCGAGGCATGAGAACtcaaggaggagatcgaCGAGGCCGGCTCGTTGTTCTGCAGGTGCTTTGTTGAGGCCACGAGAGACGTAGACGAGCGGAGAGTATCGGTATCGGCCGTCctcgaagaggttgaaatCGTCGTTGATGTAATCGCTCATGAACACGTCTAGGACAGCTTGAGTGACGAGTATAGCATTGGGGTTATCGAGCGCGAAGTGTAGCACTGATTTTCCTCTCGATTTCCGTTTGACATCCCCGTTGTTCTTCAAAAGGGCAACAGCAGCTTTGATCTGACTAACAGGTTTATTTGCGGCTCTAAGACACAGTTCTGCCAGCGCCGTACGCCCTTGGAACCGGGAACATGGATAGTCTCGCTGTTTCCCTTCAATTAACAAGACCTGCAAGACGCTAACATTGACCATCCTGGCTGCTTCGTGGAGGGCCCCATCGCCGGGAGCGGCGCCCGCTTTAACTAACTGACGGACAATCTTAGCATCTCCAATGGACGCGGCGAGGGAAAGCGGGGAAATTCCGTTCGACTCAAGAGAGGGGTCTGCACCGAATCGCAGGAGGGCCGTAATAGTATTTTTACGAGCGCTCAAGATGGCTAGCTGGAGGGGCGTGCTTTGAGATATGAGCGATTGATAGTTGACATTCGCTGCGATGTTAGCAGGTTCCTAGACTATGGTGAGGGTACAGTTACCTCCGCCAGCGACAAGGACTTCAATCACTTCTTCTTTAAGGGAGCTTGTCTGCTTGGACAGGGCCCAGCAGAGCAAAGTgacatcctcttcagcaggTGACAAAGGAAGTGTCGCTTTGACAATTGGATCAACTGTGCAGCCCTCATCTATTAAATACTGAAGTAGTTCGTCCTCGTTTGGATATTTTTTAAACATTTGCCAGAGAATTGGCCCATAAGTAGGATGCTCGTACGTCAAATCGGGCGCAGACTTGTGAGAGCAGAAAGCAACAGCAATCTCACGAAGACCTTGACCATCAACGCCAGATTGGAAAACAAGGGGAAATGCCCGTGTCATATATACGCGTTGTGGTCCGTAGGCTAAGACCTCCTTAAGCAGACGAGTGTTGCCTTGCATCGATGCCTCCACGAGACTTGCCCCCTCGTCGTAATTCACATCCGCGCCAGCTCTGAGGAGATTGACGATGAACGAAAATCCGACCTCTGTGGATGAAACGGTTCTGACGCTCTCCAGGAGCGCCATGCTGACGGGTTCTCCTGAAGCACCTGCAGCAAGCAATATTGAAAGAACATCTTTCTCCTGCTGGGAGTTTGCTCGCTTCCCGTTACCCCATACCGTCATGAATATCTCTGTCATGCCTGAGTGTCCGTGTAAGTAGGGTTCGAGGATGCGCAGGGTGTCTACATCATTGTTCATGACCGAGTGGAGAATGCATTCGCCGCCTTGGTAGAAGACCGAAGCACCGGCTTTGAGCAAAGACTGGACCAGTTTACCGTCGCAATATGGGGCACGGACCTTTTCACGTCAGTTTCGTTCGGAGAGAGTGGTGGCATACTTACGGCCctgagaagaagttggtcaAGAGTTTGTTGCGGCTTGTGGGCTGTAAGCAGAAGCTCCATGGTAGTAATGCGTGCTTCAGCATGCAATGCGTCGAAAGCGCACGTTAATGCTGCCGCGACAGTATCTTCACTAACGTTGTACAGCAGAATGATTCTCGTCAGATCGACCTTATAATTAGATGATTTAATAGCTCGGCATATGGGTGTGCCGGTGGCATAATCCGGAGACGCCTTGTACTTCAGCAAAAGTTCGCAAATAGAAGCCTGCATCCACCCCGCGTCCGCAGTCAAGACAAGGGCTTCGTCACGGAGCCGCTGTGAGATTGGTCCAGCCTTGAGAAGAAGTTCATACGATTGGTATTTGGTTTCTATGTCGTGAACGGCCATGCACAATCCGAATCCGCTATTCAACGTTTCCACGGTCGGCTCGTGGCGCAGCAGATGCGCAAGCAGCTCAACGTCCAGTTTCTGGATAGCTTTGCGCACTGCGGCTCCATCTTGATAATTGACAGATGCACCGTAtcgcaggaggagaagaaccAGTTGTTCGCTTTGCTTATCGGTACTGTGCAATAACGCCTTGTCCAGAGTTGCCTGGGGCACACCCGTAGCGAGCAATTCTTGGAGGTATCGTAAGTCGGCCGCGCGGTCGTTGGTAGGAGTGGCGTATAACAGAGCTTTGTCGAAAGCCAGCTCCAGCGATTGAAATGAGGGATGGACGCCTAGGAACAACttgaagcagtcaaacatGTCCAATGCAATGGCGTCAACGAAGATGCGTCCCTGTTGGTAGTTGACATCCGCTCCTGCCTCAAGTATCATGTGCAAAACTCCTAGCGTCGATTCGGATCGTCGCTTTAAACCTTCCATTTCATGGCGAAGTGCGGCGGTCCCGGTATTCCCTGAGAGATCTGGACCGCTCAAGAGAAGAATGCGAATTTTCTCCAGACGAGTTCTATCCCGCTGGTGGAGGTCTATCGCAGCAAGGAGACAAGAGCAGAAATCGGAATCCCGGAGATGGTTATATTGGGCAACGAGTTCTAGGAATCCGATATTGCTCGACTCTATTGCTTTCTTGAAAGATCTCCCGTTCTCGAAGCCAGTGTTTGCTTCCCCGGTAGTGAGCAGCAGTAGGGCTAGATCAAGCCCGGATGTGGTCCCGTCGATACTATCTACCAATGCTTGCGAGATCTCATCGCCACGAGCACCTGCGTGAAGAAGCATGTGGATTATTTTGTATCTCTGGGCTTCGCAATGTTTCATGGCAAGCGGTACGCATGTTGAAAGAATTGTGGGCGAAGGAAACCCGAGCAGCAAGATCTGTAGTGTCTCGATGTCGGCAGATTGAGCAGCTAGGTGAAGTAGCTCGCCATTTCGCTGGTTGACGTCTGCACCACCATCCACAAGCACCTTGATAAGTTCACGGTTCCGTTCACCAGCCAAGGGGGCTATGGCCACCTTCAGTACTCTATCCACTTGCTCCCCATTCGCACCAGCGTCGAGCAACTTGCGCGCGATGCGCACTTGGACACTATGAGGAAGATCTTCTACGCGCCAGAAGACAGAGTTAACGGACTCGGCTGCCGGCTGATATTGCAGTAGAGCGTCAATGAACTCTTCATTGTGCGAGGCAACGGCATCATCAAGAGCAGCGGCGTTGTCATAATCTACAGAGGCGCCTTCTCGTAGCAATAGCTTCACACTTGCGAGGTCTCTAGCCCTGACCCGTTCTATCAGCGCTTCGTCGACGACCTGCCCCGTGGCACCCTGATTAAGTAAGAGCTCGGCAAGCGCTCGCCACTTTTCGTTCGGGATTGAACTACCGTACTTTGTTTTGTAGATCTCGCCGAAAAGGTCCGTCGCTAAATCATCACTCAGTTTTCCACTGTTTAGGATCCTAACCACCTCTAGATCCACCTCATGGACGGCATGGCGATAGCTCCCCGCGTTGTAATCATTGATGGAAACGCCTTTGTCGACAAACAATTcgaccatctccatccaccgcTGGCGGACAGCGCCCCCTAACGCAAGTGAGACACAttcaccagcagcaccaccattTAGAAGTAGTTCTATAAGCCCGTATTTCTTATCCTCCAGTATCTCcatcttgaagaagacgTACGCGACAATAGGGGCGAGCGTCTCTGGCAACGGATGGTTTGGACACATGAACATCAATAACGCTAGGTCGGTACGCTTCGCACGGATCGCTTTTTCCACTGCACTGGCATTATGGGCGTTCGCATCGGCCCCGTGGGCAAGGAGGAGGTGGACGATCGAAGAGTTGCCTCGCTGAACAGCGTCTGGGAGGGCGGAGGTGAGTGTGTCGTGATCGATTGGGGTTTGTGCCTGGAGCAAAATACGGACGAACTCTTCATCTCCAGCCCTAACTAAAGTTATGAACTCCTCCGCGCATGTATTCGGATCTGCGTTTTCTTCGAGGAGGATCTGAGTATATCGCTGGCTGCGCATCTGAATGGCGGTCGGAAGCATTCGATTCACAACATCCTGGCTCGCTGAATGGGCGAGGAAATGGAACATGTCGGTCTGCTTATATCGCATCGTGCtgcaaagaaggaggaaaagcaggTCATCAGTTTCTTCATTCCCGGCCTGCTGTCTCCGTGCAAATCGCCCGGTCCGTGCCTTTTTCGGTTTCTGCAGCCGAAAGCTCTCCCAGACGCTTTCCGCGACTCCAACCGAGCCCCGGCTATTCACGAGATCAGATAAAACGCAGCAGTAGTCCTCGTACGTCCATTTGtctttctttatttttgAAACAGTCGTGGTCGTCTTGAACTCGCCGTTTCTTCGTACTTCGGAGGCTTGTGCGAGAAGTAGGTCCGCCTGGGCTTCGTCTTCCTTTTGGGTTGACACCATGTAGGTGGATATTATCGGTAATAGAGGCTTAAAGTCGTCTACGGGAACGTCGAGCTTCGTGCACCAGGCACGAAGCCAACCTTCATCCCTGCCGCTCTGCTTCATGGTTTGAAGAGACAAAAGGAAACGTTAGACAGATTACCAAAGTTGTAACGAGAGTCACATCACGGtaggaagaaaaaggcagATGAAGACCTTGGGAGGTTTGTGCAGAAATTCGGAGCTCGAAGCCTCATTGTCTTCACGCGTCAAAAGAGCTGACACTGGGCGTCATAGGAAGCGCCCGATGCTCAGCCCCGCAGCGAATCGCCAGTAACACTGTCATCCAATAGGCGTTTGCTTTATTGAAGAAGTCGTCTGACAGGCTATTGTCCTTGGGACAATTCTTCAGGTATTCACTGGCGAGACAATGAAGCCTCTAACACCAGCTGTCAAGGAATCCTTTCCGTAGCGAGTTATGCATTGTCTCTGGAGCCAGGAAAAGTTTTCTGACACGATAAATGTTTCGTATGGGATTATGACTAGATATTTTTGAGAAAACCTGACATGATTGTAAAGGTCTCCGTCTAAACACCTCTATCAATGTTGTGTTAGCTCGTAGCATTGACCCCACCCCGGCGCTTACCACGACTGCCATTGACGGTGCAGAACGCGTTCTGCAGCGCCGCTATTATTAGTTCAAGGAGCCGCCAGAATTTAGGCATCATCTATTTGTGACGAAATAACTGGTTCAGTGAAGAGCATGACGTTGATGTCGGCTCCCATGCTGAGGTTCGTCGGTGGGATCAACAAACCGAATGAGAGTAAAATTAAAAGGCGACAGCTCTCGAGCACAAAATTAGTCAGCATTCTTTTGTGTCGTTGTGCTCTGTAAT
It includes:
- a CDS encoding uncharacterized protein (transcript_id=CADANIAT00002934), with the protein product MKQSGRDEGWLRAWCTKLDVPVDDFKPLLPIISTYMVSTQKEDEAQADLLLAQASEVRRNGEFKTTTTVSKIKKDKWTYEDYCCVLSDLVNSRGSVGVAESVWESFRLQKPKKARTGRFARRQQAGNEETDDLLFLLLCSTMRYKQTDMFHFLAHSASQDVVNRMLPTAIQMRSQRYTQILLEENADPNTCAEEFITLVRAGDEEFVRILLQAQTPIDHDTLTSALPDAVQRGNSSIVHLLLAHGADANAHNASAVEKAIRAKRTDLALLMFMCPNHPLPETLAPIVAYVFFKMEILEDKKYGLIELLLNGGAAGECVSLALGGAVRQRWMEMVELFVDKGVSINDYNAGSYRHAVHEVDLEVVRILNSGKLSDDLATDLFGEIYKTKYGSSIPNEKWRALAELLLNQGATGQVVDEALIERVRARDLASVKLLLREGASVDYDNAAALDDAVASHNEEFIDALLQYQPAAESVNSVFWRVEDLPHSVQVRIARKLLDAGANGEQVDRVLKVAIAPLAGERNRELIKVLVDGGADVNQRNGELLHLAAQSADIETLQILLLGFPSPTILSTCVPLAMKHCEAQRYKIIHMLLHAGARGDEISQALVDSIDGTTSGLDLALLLLTTGEANTGFENGRSFKKAIESSNIGFLELVAQYNHLRDSDFCSCLLAAIDLHQRDRTRLEKIRILLLSGPDLSGNTGTAALRHEMEGLKRRSESTLGVLHMILEAGADVNYQQGRIFVDAIALDMFDCFKLFLGVHPSFQSLELAFDKALLYATPTNDRAADLRYLQELLATGVPQATLDKALLHSTDKQSEQLVLLLLRYGASVNYQDGAAVRKAIQKLDVELLAHLLRHEPTVETLNSGFGLCMAVHDIETKYQSYELLLKAGPISQRLRDEALVLTADAGWMQASICELLLKYKASPDYATGTPICRAIKSSNYKVDLTRIILLYNVSEDTVAAALTCAFDALHAEARITTMELLLTAHKPQQTLDQLLLRAVRAPYCDGKLVQSLLKAGASVFYQGGECILHSVMNNDVDTLRILEPYLHGHSGMTEIFMTVWGNGKRANSQQEKDVLSILLAAGASGEPVSMALLESVRTVSSTEVGFSFIVNLLRAGADVNYDEGASLVEASMQGNTRLLKEVLAYGPQRVYMTRAFPLVFQSGVDGQGLREIAVAFCSHKSAPDLTYEHPTYGPILWQMFKKYPNEDELLQYLIDEGCTVDPIVKATLPLSPAEEDVTLLCWALSKQTSSLKEEVIEVLVAGGANVNYQSLISQSTPLQLAILSARKNTITALLRFGADPSLESNGISPLSLAASIGDAKIVRQLVKAGAAPGDGALHEAARMVNVSVLQVLLIEGKQRDYPCSRFQGRTALAELCLRAANKPVSQIKAAVALLKNNGDVKRKSRGKSVLHFALDNPNAILVTQAVLDVFMSDYINDDFNLFEDGRYRYSPLVYVSRGLNKAPAEQRAGLVDLLLEFSCLERFWAVEGDQPADMVGAPEEIMRAIRSQRQRQLTIQEEQEDHQRRLLQRRAEQDQELAALRARHNLTLENNRELATDTARIEHETASRQATIASQRYDAELAYMRQVTELTNKRKDDANSREIEYRRNLAIMEKAQREEAYNYEKVRREEEASFIQRREKLLTSGYEDRAKIDRERHAAQMGLFEQQKNILEMNSRHQGVVQQQRQIGPQQIYTNNQPASKLHVSPSTLTSLRTNYFCPAHSFLQQKMSSLRAHQKKNPTPTQCQNQTTLDSICKDIQTGKITRIVALVGAGLSTSSGLADFRTPDTGLYAKLEPLQLPYPEALFHISYFKHTPEPFYAIARGRHPWNTKPGVGHAFLALLEKKGVLGFVFTQNIDGLELDAGVSRERVMNLHGDWSDQHCIKCRSSYPADRMRKAILTGEVPFCVQANCEGIVKPAIVMFGESLPEGFDSREEEMLSTADLLLVIGTSLKVAPCSEIPRRLPSHVPRVLVNRELVGNIGTRESDVCLLGDCDAWLREVARHLGWDEELESVWKDTLVRKEKSSRDKGWDDKAEQSPTLEECIVRAAEQMKVRMGVSEGHRRMLEGHLGEKMAEIMAKRGQ